One stretch of Pseudobdellovibrionaceae bacterium DNA includes these proteins:
- a CDS encoding glycerol-3-phosphate dehydrogenase/oxidase, whose protein sequence is MKKSFSPADRAVHRQRLQSQVFDLVIVGGGINGAGVARDACLRGMKVALIEARDFASGTSSKSSKLIHGGIRYLENFEFHLVFEALSERKKLLDLAPHLVHPLRFFIPLYQGGRVGMAKMGLGMWAYDALALFDAPESHDRWSAKESVDLVPSLQPQDLLGGYTYSDAYMDDDRLVFETLRSANERDLTAANYVKAIGAQQNEKGEVVALKARDERTGEEFWIRGHHFLSTVGPWTDELGHQLFKDWQDKLRPTKGVHLTFTRERFPLPCAVVMAAESRIVFAIPRHEMVIIGTTDTDFKGDLNGVRAEAEDVKYLLGVIEKYFPGLNITAQDIVASYAGVRPLVKDDATTEGKTSREHTITTDEHGVTYVMGGKYTTYRLIAEQTMNEILKHFPIGDRVKFGVCQTEAPLNPKVTRDVFQRLDVHTRELQKASKLSAKECRTLLERHGLEAFDMVKSFAGLKSAIEYEAAHAISTTMCLTIADFYFRRVPLFLAERDHGAASLSKVAAVFQSFLNWTDAQKDEQVQALWARIESELEWTQKRGQ, encoded by the coding sequence ATGAAGAAATCATTTTCGCCCGCCGACCGTGCCGTTCACCGTCAACGTTTGCAAAGCCAGGTTTTCGACTTGGTCATCGTGGGCGGGGGGATCAACGGCGCCGGCGTCGCGCGGGACGCGTGTTTGCGGGGCATGAAAGTCGCGCTGATCGAAGCGCGCGACTTCGCATCGGGCACGAGCTCGAAATCATCGAAGCTCATTCACGGCGGGATCCGTTACCTCGAAAACTTCGAGTTCCATCTGGTGTTCGAGGCGCTGAGCGAGCGCAAAAAGCTTCTCGATCTGGCGCCGCACCTGGTGCACCCCCTCCGTTTCTTCATTCCGCTTTACCAAGGCGGACGGGTCGGCATGGCCAAAATGGGGCTGGGCATGTGGGCGTACGATGCGCTGGCGCTGTTCGACGCTCCCGAAAGCCACGACCGTTGGTCGGCGAAGGAGTCGGTGGATTTGGTGCCGAGTCTTCAGCCCCAAGATCTGCTGGGCGGCTACACCTACTCTGACGCCTACATGGACGACGACCGTCTGGTGTTCGAGACTTTGCGTTCGGCGAACGAACGGGATCTGACCGCGGCGAACTACGTGAAGGCGATCGGCGCGCAGCAAAACGAAAAGGGCGAAGTCGTCGCGCTGAAGGCGCGCGACGAGCGGACGGGGGAAGAGTTCTGGATTCGGGGGCACCACTTCCTGTCGACGGTGGGTCCGTGGACGGACGAGTTGGGACACCAGCTTTTCAAGGACTGGCAGGATAAGCTCCGTCCCACGAAAGGCGTTCACCTGACGTTCACGCGCGAACGCTTCCCGCTTCCGTGCGCGGTCGTCATGGCCGCCGAGTCGCGGATCGTTTTCGCGATCCCGCGCCACGAGATGGTGATCATCGGGACGACCGATACGGATTTCAAAGGTGACTTGAACGGCGTGCGCGCCGAAGCCGAAGACGTGAAGTATCTGCTGGGCGTGATCGAAAAATACTTCCCGGGCCTGAACATCACCGCGCAAGACATCGTCGCGTCCTACGCGGGCGTTCGCCCCTTGGTGAAAGACGACGCGACCACGGAGGGTAAAACCTCGCGCGAACATACGATCACGACGGATGAGCACGGCGTGACTTACGTGATGGGCGGGAAGTACACGACTTACCGTCTGATCGCCGAACAGACGATGAACGAAATTTTGAAGCATTTCCCCATTGGCGATCGCGTGAAATTCGGCGTTTGCCAGACCGAGGCGCCGCTGAACCCGAAGGTGACACGGGACGTTTTCCAGCGCCTCGACGTGCATACGCGCGAACTGCAAAAGGCGTCGAAGCTATCCGCGAAGGAGTGCCGCACGCTGCTGGAGCGCCACGGGCTTGAGGCTTTCGATATGGTCAAAAGCTTCGCGGGCCTGAAATCGGCGATCGAATACGAAGCGGCCCACGCGATTTCGACGACGATGTGCCTGACGATCGCGGATTTCTACTTCCGCCGTGTCCCGCTTTTCCTCGCCGAACGCGATCATGGCGCCGCCTCACTTTCCAAGGTGGCGGCGGTTTTCCAGTCGTTCCTCAACTGGACGGACGCGCAAAAAGACGAACAGGTTCAGGCGCTTTGGGCGCGAATTGAATCCGAACTCGAGTGGACCCAAAAGCGGGGGCAATAA